One Entelurus aequoreus isolate RoL-2023_Sb linkage group LG09, RoL_Eaeq_v1.1, whole genome shotgun sequence genomic window carries:
- the LOC133656890 gene encoding uncharacterized protein LOC133656890 has protein sequence MTEKNGTSPSRQVKEMYAQGSVNLFSNLRDPFSKNGYEHFYDSNSSTGYLAWRIKTIQRCSAKERRSSFGALAEGPSDEDKSGGPTVGRVTQLIPEIVLSEDECKEAMSLMKHSADVDMVIKKMKLTFAHRHNMVLDPQQSSNILSYFPRFKDIKGLVEQDFVLMFGDDVSGKFLEKWPTTFKKKIIQQCRKLPSITELEELLMAADLPEDGAEVNIDFGWDSDLSSILLLLHLIPPTALGRKRPGKVSASRAEKHLVVFKKTGTSIQEHLDTITTSTQPYLLAVGVRKNTTHQFFIILDKNAIPCRSHSSLGAFDELFKAHFVFATSYHTMLHNMYTFIQTTLYNIDVGKVKESPRVAEIRTRLLL, from the exons ATGACGGAGAAGAATGG tacatctcCATCTAGACAGGTGAAGGAAATGTATGCACAAGGAAGTGTGAACTTGTTCTCCAACCTCAGAGACCCATTTTCCAAGAATGGCTAT GAACATTTTTATGATAGCAACAGTAGTACTGGGTACTTGGCCTGGAGAATTAAAACTATTCAGAGATGCAGTGCTAAAGAAAGACGATCatcatttggag CTTTGGCGGAAGGACCATCTGATGAAGACAAGTCGGGAGGACCAACTGTTGGACGAGTTACCCAATTAATTCCAGAGATTGTCCTGTCTGAAGATGAGTGCAAGGAAGCGATGTCACTGATGAAACATTCGGCTGACGTGGACATGGTCATCAAAAAGATGAAGCTGACATTTGCCCATCGGCATAACATGGTCCTGGACCCACAGCAGTCAAGCAACATTCTATCTTATTTTCCTCGTTTTAAAGACATCAAAGGCTTG GTTGAACAGGATTTTGTTCTAATGTTTGGAGATGATGTATCGGGCAAGTTTCTGGAGAAGTGGCCAACCACATTCAAAAAGAAGATCATCCAACAATGCAGAAAGCTTCCCTCCATCACTGAGCTTGAGGAACTCCTGATGGCAGCTGACCTTCCTGAGGATGGGGCTGAAGTGAACATTGACTTTG GTTGGGACAGTGATCTCTCATCGATTTTGCTGCTCTTGCACTTGATCCCGCCGACTGCTCTAGGTCGGAAGAGGCCAGGAAAAGTTTCTGCATCCCGGGCTGAGAAGCATCTTGTGGTCTTCAAGAAG ACTGGAACAAGCATCCAAGAACATCTTGACACCATTACTACCAGCACTCAACCCTATCTCCTGGCTGTTGGAGTGAGGAAGAATACAACCCACCAGTTCTTCATAATTCTCGACAAGAATGCCATACCTTGCAGGTCACACTCCTCTCTTGGTGCTTTTGATGAACTGTTTAAAGCACACTTTGTGTTTGCGACATCATACCACACCATGCTCCACAACATGTACACATTCATCCAGACTACTTTGTACAACATTGATGTTGGGAAGGTCAAAGAGAGTCCTCGTGTTGCTGAAATTAGGACAAGGTTGCTTCTGTAG